Genomic segment of Arachis hypogaea cultivar Tifrunner chromosome 16, arahy.Tifrunner.gnm2.J5K5, whole genome shotgun sequence:
GGCTTCGAAAACAACGAATTTTTGCGAACGAAGCTTGTTCACATGTACACCTCTTGCGGCGCTTTGGAAGAAGCCAAACAAATCTTTAACGAGTTACCCTGTAACAGTGTGTACCCATGGAATGCGTTGTTAAGAGGGTCTGTGATTGCGGGTAGAAAGCACTACCTTGATGTGCTTAAAGCTTATACTGAGATGAGGGCATTGGGTGTTAAGTTAAATGTGTATACTTTCACCACTGTGATTAAGAGTTTCGCCGGTGCACCTGCCCTTTTCCAGGGCCTCAAAGCTCATGGGTTGTTGATCAAGAATGGTTTGGTTGATAGTTCAATTATTAGGACAAGTTTGATTGATTTATACTTCAAGTGTGGGAGGATCAATCTTGCGCGCCGCGTGTTTGACGAAATTCCCAGCAGGGATGTTGTGGTTTGGGGAGCAATGGTGGCGGATTTTGTGCATAACAGGCTGCAGAGGGAGGCGTTGGAATATGTGAGGTGGATGGTGGAGGAAGGAGTGGAGGTTAACTCGGTTGTGGTGATGTCAGTTCTTCCTACAAGGGTCATGTGAGGTTGATTTATTGATATGGATTATgagtattttgttttaaattaaattttgttatgTTTATGGCTTATGGGGTtatctcattttttattttattgttttttaacaAAAACATGATCATATCAAATGAGTGTCATATGCACACAAATaagattatagaaaaaaaaatgaaaaagttatgagatgttgattttttttttaaataatttaaatttctcatttttaaaaaaattccacCTATCATGATTTTATGGATGAGATGGATCTAATTGATAAGGTTGTGTTAGACCAATTTTACTTATAagtgatttatataattatattatctaatttaattgataaataaaattatacttaatatttattgaaggataaaaataTCTTAG
This window contains:
- the LOC112754140 gene encoding pentatricopeptide repeat-containing protein At1g71460, chloroplastic-like, giving the protein MAASLSLQLHSFPPNLTSPSPSSNTKITFQLFNFKPPLPKKPHHTTEPSQFPTTKNHRHHHHHHYKKLKYFKEKDAFPSSLPIHTKNPRSIYKDIKRFARQDKLKEALTILDYVDQQGIPVNATTFSVLITACIRTKSLQHGREVHVHIRINGFENNEFLRTKLVHMYTSCGALEEAKQIFNELPCNSVYPWNALLRGSVIAGRKHYLDVLKAYTEMRALGVKLNVYTFTTVIKSFAGAPALFQGLKAHGLLIKNGLVDSSIIRTSLIDLYFKCGRINLARRVFDEIPSRDVVVWGAMVADFVHNRLQREALEYVRWMVEEGVEVNSVVVMSVLPTRVM